From a single Oreochromis niloticus isolate F11D_XX linkage group LG3, O_niloticus_UMD_NMBU, whole genome shotgun sequence genomic region:
- the LOC109201328 gene encoding uncharacterized protein LOC109201328: MVRNCCVIGCSVRSHDRQGNKLGNGLSFHSFPTWKQHEGAHIAELTKKRRLAWIAAVGRVDLQFSSISKYLLVCSRHFHSGKPAYEMDQTNPDWVPTLHMNSEKRRRTQGQQQRALVGGRKAEKASAEEIRRKMRLDVFNRRQTAKLKRIAQIKLSAEDIPPRDPAAKDAGPTTLDGRRRLIKGAVPTLFQWNNYKVEPPRSSVWERTERPPELVHPGDQGQHSVTTDHDYCSFPEPSAEDLSKDLESLKKEIQELRVQREFGLQRFAGSDTDIQFYTRFPSYNHLMAFWVLIEPCIYEMIQASGAKSAANTDEEVLTPARTQTRQLLQPIDEFFLFLVFLSVGLKERDLAHQFNTHQSTVSRIIATWTSFLATALGSQCIWLTRAEVQAYLPKEFKDFSDTQVILDCTELRCQTPSSPLLQSETYSSYKSHCTMKALVGIAPHGPVTFISDLYAGSVSDNKLFKQSGIAEKLTEDMAVMVDKGFLITDCCKCKVYRPPFLSKQKKNQVKETQATVRLRVHVERVIRRIKQNKLFDGIITMSPVYNISQLFAVACMLSNYQNTALVKKQVK, from the exons ATGGTTCGTAACTGCTGTGTGATCGGCTGTAGTGTTcgatcgcacgaccggcaagGGAATAAGCTTGGGaatggtttatcttttcattctttccccacctggaagcaacatgagggaGCTCATATAGCGGAACTTACCAAAAaaaggcgtctagcctggatagcagccgTGGGACGAGTTGATCtccagttctcttccatctccaaatatctgttggtgtgctcccGACATTTTCACTCCG GGAAGCCTGCCTATGAAATGGAtcaaacaaatccagactgggtaCCAACGCTACACATGAACTCCGAAAAAAGACGACGAACGCAAGGACAACAACAAAGAGCACTAGTCGGAG GCAGAAAGGCAGAGAAGGCATCTGCAGAGGAGataagaagaaaaatgagaCTGGATGTGTTCAACAGAAGACAGACAGCAAAGCTAAAACGGATAGCACAAATCAAGCTATCTGCAGAAGACATCCCTCCAAG GGACCCAGCAGCCAAGGATGCAGGACCAACAACCCTTGATGGTCGAAGGCGGCTTATTAAAGGTGCTGTCCCGACACTTTTTCAGTGGAATAATTATAAAGTTGAACCACCGCGGAGTAGTGTTTGGGAGAGAACGGAGCGACCCCCTGAACTAGTTCATCCTGGGGATCAAGGTCAGCACAGTGTTACAACAGATCATGACTACTGCTCATTTCCTGAGCCATCAGCAGAAGACCTGTCCAAAGACCTGGAGAGTCTGAAGAAGGAAATACAGGAGTTACGTGTCCAGCGAGAGTTTGGGTTACAGCGGTTTGCTGGTTCCGACACTGACATCCAGTTCTATACCAG ATTTCCAAGCTATAATCATTTGATGGCATTCTGGGTTTTGATTGAGCCTTGCATCTATGAAATGATCCAGGCTTCAGGAGCCAAGTCAGCTGCCAACACGGACGAAGAAGTGTTGACACCTGCACGCACACAAACG AGGCAGCTGCTCCAGCCAATCGACGAGTTCTTTCTTTTCCTGGTTTTCCTGTCTGTTGGTCTGAAGGAGAGGGACCTGGCTCATCAATTCAACACACACCAGTCCACAGTGAGCCGCATCATTGCAACATGGACAAGTTTTCTTGCCACTGCACTGGGGTCTCAGTGCATCTGGCTTACACGTGCAGAAGTGCAAGCTTACCTCCCTAAGGAATTCAAAGATTTCTCAGACACCCAGGTGATCCTTGACTGTACAGAGCTGAGGTGTCAGACACCATCCTCACCACTTCTCCAGAGTGAAACGTACTCTTCATACAAATCCCACTGCACGATGAAAGCCCTGGTTGGCATAGCTCCACATGGTCCAGTCACATTCATCTCTGATCTGTACGCAGGTTCGGTTAGTGACAACAAACTATTCAAACAGTCAGGCATTGCTGAGAAGTTGACTGAAGACATGGCAGTGATGGTAGATAAGGGCTTCCTGATCACAGATTGTTGTAAATGCAAAGTGTACCGCCCACCTTTTCTATCcaagcagaagaagaaccaGGTTAAGGAGACACAGGCCACAGTCAGACTCAGGGTACATGTGGAGCGAGTCATTAGGAGGATCAAACAGAACAAACTTTTTGATGGCATCATCACCATGTCACCTGTTTACAATATCAGCCAACTGTTTGCAGTAGCATGTATGCTGTCAAATTACCAGAACACAGCATTAGTCAAAAAACAGGTTAAGTGA